TGGGGGGAAGACGTATGGCGCGAGGTTGCTTTGTACACGCTCGGAGGAGGTGTGGTCGGTGCCTTACTGGCTGCCATACCAGGCTATCTGGATTTCCGCTCGCTGACCGATCCCCATCCTAAGAAGATCGGCACCTGGCATATGACACTCAATTTGACGATTTTCCTCTTGTTTATGGTGAACTTTTGGATGCGTGCCGCAGACTTATCGTGGAACGGAGGATTCGTGCTTTCCACATTAGGAGTACTGTTGTTGGGAATATCCGGATGGTTGGGTGGAGAACTGGTCTATAAACATGGGGTGGGAGTCGACACCGGCCATGTCCTGCGCACAACGAAACAACGCTGATTGGTGTTCCGTATGAGAAACGAGATGAAGCCTCGCACTGTGGCCATTTCCGGTGTCGGTCCAGGTTTGGGCGCGGCCCTGGTGCGGAAGTTTGTGGAGGAAGGGTGTAAGGTCGGCATGTTTGCCCGCACAGGATCATACCTCCAGCAATTGTCGGATGACATGAAGAACCACGGCGGGCATGCCGTCGCCATTCCAATGGACCTCACGGACCCGCGACAGATCACAGAAGGATTTCACTCCCTGCGGAATCAGTTCGGACCGGTTGATGTGTTGATCAATCATGCAGGCCATGCCGCATGGAATCCTGTGCATGAACTGACACCGGAGCAGTTTACTCAGGCATGGCAAGTTGGACCCTTAGCGGGATTTCTGTGCACCAAGGAAGTGCTCCCGGACATGATGAAAGCTGGAAAGGGATGTATTCTTTTTACAGGAGCCACCTCCTCTGTGCGTGGACGGGGCGGAGCCGCTGCGTTCAGCAGTGCCAAATTCGGCGTCAGGGGCTTGGCGGAATCGCTGGCCAGGGAATTATGGCCGAAGGGAATCCATGTGGCTCACGTGGTCATTGACGGCGTAATCGGAGAATCCGACCAGCATCACCAGACCACGGGCAAGGAGGGAGAACCGCTGCTCAATCCTTCGAGGATGGCAGAGGCCTACTGGCACCTGACGACGCAGGACAAACAGGCATGGACGCTGGAACTGGACCTGCGTCCATTTAACGAAGATTTTTTTATCTAGATACGTGGAATATCTCTGCATATTCTTTCCCTAATATGTCTTTATTAGGATCAGAACGCCACTCGACAGAATAGTTCTTCCAATTCATGATGCCCACGTGATCAACGTGTGGTGAATGCCAGGCCGGTCGGCGCGAGAATCTCGCCCGTATAATACCGCGCATCCGACGAGGCCAAAAACACATAGCTTGGAGCAATTTCCGCCGGTTGAGCCGGCCGTTTCCAAAAGGTATTCGAGCCGAAGTCTTTCACGGCCTCTTCCTTGCGGGTGGAAGGAATTAAGGGCGTCCATACGGGACCAGGTGCCACACAATTCACTCTAATCCCTCGTTCCGCCACCACCTGAGCCAATGAATGCGTGAAATTATGAATGGCCGCTTTCGTCGCAGCATAATCCAGGAGGTGTGAATTTCCCTTAAGCGCCACCACCGACCCTGTATTCAAAATCACATCGCCTTCCTGCATATGCGGTAAGGCGGCTTGTGCCATCCAGATGGAAGCATAAACATTCGTGTAAAAGGTTTGATCCAGTTGCTCAGGGGTGATGTCTAGAAAATCCGAGGTTTCACTATGAAAGGCCGCATTATTCACAAGAATATTCAACCGGCCAAACTCCCGCACCGTTTGCTCGACCACATGCCGGCAATGATCCCGTTCGCGCAAATCTCCGGAAAACGCCAGTCCTCGTTGGCCGGCCTGTGTCACCCATCGGTAAGTTTCTTCCGCATCGTCCTGCTCATTGTAATAGGTAATGGCGACATCCGCTCCTTCCCGTGCGAAGGCTATCGCAATGGCCCGTCCAATCCCGCTGTCTCCGCCTGTGATGAGGGCAGTGCGGCCCGTCAGTTTGCCCGAGCCCCGATAGGATTCCTCCCCATGATCCGCCTTTGGACGCATATCCGCCTCTTGTCCCGGCCATGGTTGTTGCTGGGAAGGCACCCCGTCTTGCGTCCGCTCATCCACAAAAGGATTCGGATCGTCCTGTAAGCCTGACCGGGAAGCTTTCTCTGTTGTGGATTTGTCCATGGTCGTTCTCCTTCACCAGAAATATTCAGGAAAGGTTGATTAATGTTCTTTCTCCATTTCATTCGTGATTGACAGCATACCCGGTCCCCGGATTTACGGATAACTGGAGAAAACCCTTGGCACGAAAACTTCATTTTCCTCGATCGTTCTACCTCCTGAAACCTCATGAACAAAAGTCAATTATTCTCTCCTTTTTTATACTTTTGCCGGATGGAATTCCCTTGCTATAGATCGGGGAGGCTGTGACGCGCGAGGGGTAATTAAGAGGAAAAGAGGAAAGATGGACCATGGCCATGACGAAGTTGTCCGGTAGTATAAAATTCCCCACTTCCCAAACGGAAAAAAGAAGGAGAAATCGTTGTGGCCGCACAAACCGAGAAGGGCACATGCCACACCACTCACCGACATGATTCGAGAAAAATATCAAACTCATTCCAGATCGGTTTAATTGATTTACAAGGATGAATGTGTACCCAAGAAGGAGCAAATCGTCGAGACAGTGCCATTCCCATCATGCGGGGACACCGTATGTTCTTCTGGTAGGAAAGGGAAGGCGGGAGGTCGTCGAACCAGTGTATCCTCCGGCACCAGACGGTAAATTGAATGAAGAAATGAGAAATATCTTCCCCTGTACCACGTTTGCGGGATACGTGTAGAGCACATGACGGACATTCGAGAGGTCATCATCATTGGCGGAGGTTTGGCGGGTCTCTCTGCGGCCATTTATCTCGGCCGAGGGAAACGGGACACCCTCGTCATTCATTCCGGCCGGTCAATGGCTAAATGGGAACCGGAAGTCCAGAACTATCCTGGATTTCCTCATGGGATAGCCGGGGCGACGCTTCTCGACCTTTGCATGGCCCAGGCTTCCCGATTCGAGGTGGGCATCGTGAAGGACGACGTTCAGTCACTGACGAAACAGGATGGGATCTTTACTCTTCGAGGGCATCAGCAAAGCTATCAGGCCAAACGAACATTACTCGCCACAGGGCTCACCCATCTGCCCCCGGAAATACCCGGCGTACGGGAGTGCGTGGGAACCAGTCTATTTTTTTGTAAGGACTGCGATGCCTATCGGCTGAACGGAAAACGGGTGATCATTATCGGGCAAAACAATGAAGCCGCGGATTATGCGCTCGGCATGCTACTGTTCACACCGCACGTCATGCTGACCACGAATGGCAAAGGCGTCCAGTGGAATGATGATCGTGCGGGATGGCTGAGGGAGTATGACATTCATGTGCGCCTGGAGAGTATTGGTGGCCTTGAGCATGAAGAGGGGCGTGTGCATTCCATGGTCTTTGTCCGTGGTGAATCGGAACAGGTGGAGGCTATCTTTACGACACGTGGAGATGTCTGCCACAACGCATTGGCTGAGGAAGTCGGAGCTCGAATAGATTCCGAAGGCCAAATCATCGTGGATACCAGTATGAGGACCTCCGTGCCAGGCCTCTACGCAGCGGGCTGCGTCACGCCTGTCAATTGTCAAATGATTGTTGCGGCCGGCCAGGGAGCCACGGCGGCCCAAGCCATCAATCGCGATTTGTTCGATGAGAGCCTTCGACAACACACCCTGCCCCGCATGGCAAACCAGACTCCACCTTCCATTTGAATTTGCCTGTCGTGGCGTTGAAATACTAATAACAACCGGAGAAACAACAACATCACAGACCTCCTGCGTCTACCAGGGTTCCCGCTAGTTCCCTCCTCTGCTGCTCTTGAGTATTTTCAATCCAGCAGAACGAAATTTTAGAAGGCTCATTTCTTGGACATTCTGTCACTGGTTGCAATTAAAAACGAATAAAAGAAAGGAGGGGAAAGCAAACATAAGATGCTGAGGAAGGAAGAGGCTCCTCTAACACCTGCGGACCGTGAGTGAATAGTTCATCAATGTCATGTTTAAGTCACTTTAAAACTAATTAAAAAATTGAGGTCAGAACATGAATACAAAGCGAATCTCAGTTGCTGTATTTGCCTCCCTTTGTCTGTTTGCCTCATCCGCCATGAGTGCCGGTACAGGAACAATGGGTGCAGGTTCTGGAAGCACGGGTACCGGCCTGGGAGAAGGAGCAGTAGGGACAGGAAACACGGGCGCCGGAATGGGGATCACAGGATCCGGAGCGGGGAGTCGGGGTACCGATTCCGACAGTTTCAGTTCCGGGGCAGGCAGTTTGGGTTCCGAGACGGGCAGCATGGGCACAGGAACCGGAAGGACGGGTACTGGTATAGGAAGCACAGGCACCGGTACTGGAAGCATAGGCTCCGATTCTGACAGTTTAGGTTCCGGGACGGGCAGCATGGGTACAGGAACCGGAAGGACGGGTAATGGTATAGGAAGCACAGGCACCGGAACAGGAAGTGTAGGTTCCGGTTCTGACAGTCTAGGATCCGGGACTGGAAGGATGGGCACGGGAACCGGCGGCATGGGCACAGGAACCGGTGGAGTGCAAGGCTCAGGAACGGGAAGCCTGGGCACTGGGAGAACAGGTGGTTCTCTACCTTAGGAAGTGCTTTGCTCCACCCTTCTTTAGAAGACAGTCGTGAGAGACAAAAGCCGACTCCTGGAGTTGGTTTTTGTCTCTCTTCGTGTGAAATGAATGTCATCGTGCGGGTTGTACTTTGTGTTGAGAGGCCAACATTACAAGCCCCATAAGGTTGTCGTTCTTGTCATCTTGAAGGAATGATGTCTTCTGGCCTTTAATGGTTTGGTTTCACAGGAATTGAATTCACTTTAGTAGTTAGTTTTTCCTCTTCCTGGTCCTCACGTACTTTCCGCCCTTTTGAAAAATATCCGCTGGTGTTCTCACCATTTACCTGCTCACGAATGACGCATAGCGTGTAATCCATCAGCACCACAGCCAGCGGAATTTCCAGCCAGACCGGAAGCGAAAGCCACTTGAGAACGCCCACCTTTCTTTGGGTGATATAACGGGATAATCGCGAAACGAGAGGACGTTCAGTAACACGAAGCGCCAGTGCCGTAAAAAGCAGAAGGTACCGAAAATCAATGGTCCGCTGAACCATCCAGGCAGACGTCTCAGTAGTTAATCCATTTTCGCATGGCTTGATTCAGGAAAGTTTTCCTAGGTGCGGGACTGCGCCTGCTTCATCTTAGCCGATCCTCTCTTTTCCTGTGCCGTTTTCGGCGGACTCTTGCCTGGAGTATTTTCTTGTATTGATACCTTGGCAAGTTTCACATGTATCTCTTCCGCACAAGCCTATTCGGCAAGTTCATCAGGGATTCATCACGGTTAACGCTCTAATTTCCCAACTGGACATTTAGGCAAGATGCCTGACTTATTCATCCATATCCTACCAATATTCACCTGTGTTGTAGTTGAGAGAGGTGAAATTCACTCTGTCGTCATGACCAGTTGCAGTTCAATTTCACCCGCAAGACGTATATCTTGAAAGGAGATGAAGATGGCGACCCAATGGGGCCTATGTAAAAGATGTCAATGGTGGCAAATTGAACCATCTGCAAAAATCGAAGATGCCACAATGGGACTTTGTATCGATGAAAACCTGCAATCGTATCGATTGTTGGTCTCCGGCAATAGTGGATGCAATCGATTTATGAAAGGCAGTCCGGCTCAAGCGGAAGGTTCCTCTTCTCAGCCCCCGACCGCTTCGCCCACACGATAGCGGGAAGAGAGCCTTATGAGGGCATAGCGTGGGAAATTGATAAGC
Above is a window of Candidatus Nitrospira neomarina DNA encoding:
- a CDS encoding DUF2231 domain-containing protein translates to MMTPASIKGHPLHVMLIPLPLGLWIFSWVADVIYISGWGEDVWREVALYTLGGGVVGALLAAIPGYLDFRSLTDPHPKKIGTWHMTLNLTIFLLFMVNFWMRAADLSWNGGFVLSTLGVLLLGISGWLGGELVYKHGVGVDTGHVLRTTKQR
- a CDS encoding SDR family oxidoreductase — its product is MDKSTTEKASRSGLQDDPNPFVDERTQDGVPSQQQPWPGQEADMRPKADHGEESYRGSGKLTGRTALITGGDSGIGRAIAIAFAREGADVAITYYNEQDDAEETYRWVTQAGQRGLAFSGDLRERDHCRHVVEQTVREFGRLNILVNNAAFHSETSDFLDITPEQLDQTFYTNVYASIWMAQAALPHMQEGDVILNTGSVVALKGNSHLLDYAATKAAIHNFTHSLAQVVAERGIRVNCVAPGPVWTPLIPSTRKEEAVKDFGSNTFWKRPAQPAEIAPSYVFLASSDARYYTGEILAPTGLAFTTR
- a CDS encoding NAD(P)/FAD-dependent oxidoreductase, which produces MTDIREVIIIGGGLAGLSAAIYLGRGKRDTLVIHSGRSMAKWEPEVQNYPGFPHGIAGATLLDLCMAQASRFEVGIVKDDVQSLTKQDGIFTLRGHQQSYQAKRTLLATGLTHLPPEIPGVRECVGTSLFFCKDCDAYRLNGKRVIIIGQNNEAADYALGMLLFTPHVMLTTNGKGVQWNDDRAGWLREYDIHVRLESIGGLEHEEGRVHSMVFVRGESEQVEAIFTTRGDVCHNALAEEVGARIDSEGQIIVDTSMRTSVPGLYAAGCVTPVNCQMIVAAGQGATAAQAINRDLFDESLRQHTLPRMANQTPPSI
- a CDS encoding SDR family NAD(P)-dependent oxidoreductase, which codes for MKPRTVAISGVGPGLGAALVRKFVEEGCKVGMFARTGSYLQQLSDDMKNHGGHAVAIPMDLTDPRQITEGFHSLRNQFGPVDVLINHAGHAAWNPVHELTPEQFTQAWQVGPLAGFLCTKEVLPDMMKAGKGCILFTGATSSVRGRGGAAAFSSAKFGVRGLAESLARELWPKGIHVAHVVIDGVIGESDQHHQTTGKEGEPLLNPSRMAEAYWHLTTQDKQAWTLELDLRPFNEDFFI